From Ruminococcaceae bacterium KH2T8, the proteins below share one genomic window:
- a CDS encoding monosaccharide ABC transporter substrate-binding protein, CUT2 family: MRRFYSLILCAAFAVNIAGCTATQPEQTDKDLFVIGFSQVGSESDWRIANTQSMIDTFTEDKGYELRVVNARQNQDNQFAAVRNFILEGVDFIVIAPTVEEGWDSVLAEVKAAGIPVIIMDRSVSVTDDSLYLSNIGSDFLYQGTMAAGWLDKQEDIDNGDGTLEILHLQGTYGATAQILRTQALETAVEEHENWEFAAQLCGDYTEAKAYEVVSEYLAENTDIDVLYSENDNMTFGAMRAMDDAGITYGEDGQVTIITFDATREALQYCLDGDIALCVECNPLIGPILEGLISTYRQGYDMSRQVYVPEFTYTKEDLTQSFIDSRCY, encoded by the coding sequence ATGAGACGATTCTATAGCTTGATCCTATGCGCCGCTTTCGCGGTCAATATAGCAGGATGTACGGCGACGCAGCCTGAGCAGACCGACAAGGATCTGTTCGTCATCGGCTTCTCGCAGGTAGGATCCGAATCGGACTGGAGGATAGCCAACACCCAGTCCATGATCGATACCTTTACCGAGGATAAGGGCTACGAGCTTCGCGTCGTCAATGCAAGGCAGAACCAGGATAATCAGTTCGCGGCCGTACGAAATTTCATCCTCGAGGGTGTGGACTTCATCGTGATCGCGCCGACCGTCGAGGAGGGATGGGACTCCGTTCTCGCCGAGGTAAAGGCGGCGGGCATCCCGGTCATCATCATGGACCGATCCGTATCCGTCACGGACGACAGCCTCTACCTCTCCAACATCGGATCCGACTTCCTCTATCAGGGCACGATGGCCGCAGGCTGGCTCGACAAGCAGGAAGATATCGATAACGGGGATGGTACCTTGGAGATCCTGCACCTGCAGGGCACCTACGGAGCCACGGCGCAGATCCTGCGTACGCAGGCGCTCGAGACCGCGGTCGAGGAGCACGAGAACTGGGAATTTGCAGCCCAGCTCTGCGGCGACTACACGGAGGCCAAGGCATACGAAGTCGTCTCCGAATACCTCGCCGAGAATACGGATATCGATGTCCTTTATAGCGAGAACGACAACATGACCTTCGGCGCGATGCGCGCCATGGACGACGCCGGCATCACTTACGGCGAAGACGGTCAGGTGACGATAATAACTTTCGACGCGACGAGGGAGGCGCTGCAGTACTGCCTCGACGGCGACATCGCGCTGTGCGTCGAGTGCAACCCGCTGATCGGCCCGATCCTTGAAGGCCTCATCAGCACCTACAGGCAGGGCTACGACATGTCGCGCCAGGTCTACGTCCCCGAGTTCACTTACACCAAGGAAGACCTGACGCAGAGCTTTATAGATTCGAGATGTTATTGA
- a CDS encoding two-component system, sensor histidine kinase YesM, with amino-acid sequence MRDHFKRDTIKGKMSRLLLQLFIPVIFLFITIIAMIVTRNIMFASVSGNIAAASGFNQNFKDDVDLKMYLYVSGSSDEIPWDDVSSARNLAEELLGSTKNENSRKAMKNVIQLCDNMTTYMERIQETEQYDERIEQLETNIYGITQLIQDNFYVYLYHEAGEMASIQKRLDYWLTAEIILVSVMTIWVCLVILRRAFKLSNSITGPIMEMNSRVEAIGGGDLSAHTPVETNDRNLALLSSGIEDMVERLNRQIELNREEQIHLRETELALIQAQINPHFLYNTLDAIVWLIESGKNEQAEQMVTSLSFYFRSFLSDGRDIVTVAEETKHIRSYLEIQQVRYRDIMEFEINIDPSVERFKLPKLTLQPLVENAIYHGLKPKRGKGLISVTGRPDGDNVILEVRDTGAGMDSEELAALRAKISNEDTTSFGLVSAYKRLRLLYGDDFNFDVVSAAGEGTTIKIRFPGKEDMEDETIL; translated from the coding sequence ATGCGGGATCACTTCAAGAGAGACACGATAAAGGGCAAGATGTCCCGTCTGCTCCTGCAGCTCTTTATTCCCGTGATCTTTCTCTTTATAACGATAATCGCCATGATCGTCACGCGTAACATCATGTTCGCGTCGGTAAGCGGCAACATCGCGGCGGCATCGGGATTTAACCAGAACTTCAAGGACGACGTCGACCTCAAGATGTATCTCTACGTCTCGGGAAGCAGCGACGAGATCCCGTGGGACGATGTATCATCGGCTAGGAATCTTGCGGAGGAGCTCCTCGGCAGCACGAAGAACGAGAACAGCCGCAAGGCCATGAAGAACGTTATCCAGCTGTGCGACAACATGACGACATACATGGAGCGCATACAGGAGACCGAGCAGTACGACGAGCGTATCGAGCAGCTCGAGACGAATATCTACGGCATCACGCAGCTCATCCAGGATAATTTCTACGTCTACCTCTACCACGAGGCAGGCGAGATGGCGAGCATCCAAAAGCGCCTTGATTACTGGCTCACGGCCGAGATAATCCTCGTCTCCGTCATGACGATCTGGGTCTGCCTCGTTATCCTGAGGCGTGCGTTCAAGCTGAGTAACAGCATAACGGGGCCCATCATGGAGATGAACAGCCGAGTCGAGGCGATAGGCGGCGGCGACCTGAGCGCACACACACCGGTCGAGACGAATGATCGAAATCTCGCGCTGCTTTCAAGCGGTATCGAGGACATGGTCGAAAGGCTCAACCGCCAGATTGAGCTCAACCGCGAAGAGCAGATCCACCTGCGCGAAACGGAGCTCGCACTCATCCAGGCGCAGATCAATCCGCACTTTCTCTATAACACATTGGACGCGATCGTGTGGCTCATCGAAAGCGGCAAGAACGAACAGGCGGAGCAGATGGTAACGAGCTTGTCGTTCTACTTCAGGTCTTTCCTGAGCGACGGCCGCGACATCGTAACGGTAGCGGAGGAGACAAAGCACATCAGAAGCTACCTTGAGATCCAGCAGGTAAGATACCGTGACATAATGGAATTCGAGATCAACATCGACCCGTCAGTCGAGCGTTTCAAGCTCCCCAAGCTCACGCTCCAGCCGCTCGTCGAGAACGCGATCTACCACGGCCTCAAGCCCAAGCGCGGCAAGGGTCTTATCTCCGTAACGGGAAGGCCCGACGGCGATAACGTCATCCTGGAGGTTAGGGATACCGGCGCGGGCATGGATTCGGAGGAGCTCGCTGCGCTCAGGGCGAAGATCAGCAACGAAGACACTACGAGCTTCGGACTCGTATCTGCATACAAGAGATTAAGGCTCCTCTACGGAGACGATTTCAATTTCGATGTCGTAAGCGCGGCAGGCGAGGGGACGACCATTAAGATCAGATTCCCCGGAAAGGAAGATATGGAAGATGAGACGATTCTATAG
- a CDS encoding DNA-binding transcriptional regulator, LacI/PurR family yields MAQMYRQIAKELESGLAQMRLDGRMRLPTEEELCRMYSCSRQTVRSALDLMVGKGLIIKKRGSGSYISDKVAAISRSVFLIVEDEDEYTNPELILRLRSALRKSGLELRCLTTSGSFEKEREALSLALSSSPAAVIIEPISNILPNHNLPLIGSISAQGIPVIYLNTSYPSPSDAMCIREDNIDGAKKLVTYLKDKRHTNIACIFRCDDSRGLERYKGYVAALYENGLPFDEKRVNFFTGNDRRRILAGNDEFLCRVVAEMPPEVTAVICQNDEIAYRLQMVLGKVRSAGRRALEVVSFDNSYYASTVSRITSLGHKNRDLVTAITDAVCRRRYMPEPIKWQLHVRS; encoded by the coding sequence ATGGCACAGATGTACAGACAGATCGCGAAAGAACTCGAGTCGGGACTGGCGCAGATGCGCCTTGACGGCAGGATGCGCCTGCCCACCGAAGAGGAACTATGCAGGATGTATTCGTGCAGCCGCCAGACAGTCCGCTCCGCCCTGGACCTCATGGTCGGCAAAGGCCTCATCATCAAAAAGCGCGGCAGCGGATCGTACATCTCGGATAAGGTCGCAGCGATCAGCAGGAGCGTGTTCCTGATCGTCGAGGACGAAGACGAATATACAAATCCCGAACTGATCCTAAGGCTTCGAAGCGCGCTCCGAAAGAGCGGCCTGGAGCTTCGTTGTCTCACGACTTCCGGGTCTTTCGAGAAAGAAAGAGAAGCGTTATCGCTCGCTTTATCATCCTCGCCCGCCGCAGTGATAATAGAACCCATATCGAATATACTTCCCAACCACAACCTGCCCCTGATAGGCTCGATCAGCGCTCAGGGGATCCCGGTCATTTATCTAAACACTTCCTACCCGTCGCCCTCCGACGCGATGTGCATAAGAGAGGACAATATCGACGGCGCCAAGAAGCTCGTCACTTATTTGAAGGACAAACGCCACACGAACATCGCATGCATATTCCGCTGCGACGACTCGAGGGGCCTCGAGCGCTACAAGGGCTACGTCGCCGCGCTCTATGAGAACGGCCTGCCTTTCGACGAGAAGCGCGTGAATTTCTTCACGGGGAACGACCGCCGGAGGATCCTCGCGGGGAACGACGAATTCCTCTGCAGGGTAGTCGCCGAGATGCCCCCTGAGGTGACCGCCGTGATCTGCCAGAACGACGAGATCGCCTACCGCCTCCAGATGGTCCTGGGGAAGGTTCGGAGTGCCGGCCGCCGCGCCCTCGAGGTGGTGAGCTTCGACAACAGCTACTATGCGAGCACCGTCTCGCGCATCACTTCCCTCGGGCACAAGAACCGCGACCTGGTCACGGCGATCACCGACGCCGTCTGCCGCCGCAGATACATGCCCGAGCCCATAAAGTGGCAGCTGCACGTGAGGAGCTGA
- a CDS encoding monosaccharide ABC transporter substrate-binding protein, CUT2 family has translation MKKFLRTLVAGTLALSMAFGIASCAKKEEDNGLIKVGIINNDPNESGYRTANDRDMKATFTEANGYEASFYYSLKNEEQIAAAQQFVQDEVDYLLISAAGTSGWDSVLQDAKNAGIKVILFDRTIDADESLYEASIVSDMAQEGQTAVDWLAGQNLDTYNIIHIQGVMGSSAQIGRSGALQDMADSNANWNIVKQQTAEWNAETAQQIVQSVIDSGTEFNVIYAENDDMAKGAAQALDAANISHGVGGDVIIMGFDCNTWALEELLAGSWNYDGQCNPFQASYIDDIIKNGASQKVVIMEERGFDAATITQEDVDNFGI, from the coding sequence ATGAAGAAATTTCTGAGAACACTGGTCGCAGGCACACTCGCTCTTTCGATGGCTTTCGGTATTGCATCCTGTGCAAAGAAAGAGGAAGACAACGGACTTATCAAGGTAGGTATCATCAATAACGATCCCAACGAGTCCGGCTATCGTACGGCAAATGACAGAGACATGAAGGCTACATTTACAGAGGCTAACGGATACGAGGCTTCTTTCTACTACAGCCTCAAGAACGAAGAGCAGATCGCGGCTGCACAGCAGTTCGTACAGGATGAGGTTGATTATCTCCTTATCTCCGCTGCAGGTACATCCGGCTGGGATTCCGTTCTTCAGGACGCTAAGAACGCAGGCATCAAGGTAATCCTCTTCGACAGAACTATCGACGCGGACGAGAGCCTTTACGAGGCATCCATCGTTTCCGATATGGCTCAGGAAGGTCAGACGGCTGTTGACTGGCTCGCAGGTCAGAATCTCGATACATACAACATCATCCACATCCAGGGTGTCATGGGTTCATCCGCTCAGATCGGACGTTCCGGTGCTCTTCAGGACATGGCTGATTCCAACGCTAACTGGAATATCGTAAAGCAGCAGACAGCTGAGTGGAACGCAGAGACAGCACAGCAGATCGTTCAGTCCGTTATCGATTCCGGTACTGAGTTCAACGTTATCTACGCTGAGAACGACGATATGGCTAAGGGTGCCGCTCAGGCTCTCGATGCAGCTAACATCTCTCACGGTGTAGGCGGCGACGTTATCATCATGGGCTTTGACTGCAACACATGGGCACTCGAAGAGCTCCTCGCAGGCAGCTGGAACTACGACGGTCAGTGCAATCCTTTCCAGGCTTCCTATATCGATGACATCATCAAGAACGGTGCTTCTCAGAAGGTAGTCATCATGGAAGAGAGAGGCTTTGACGCAGCTACTATCACACAGGAAGACGTTGATAATTTCGGTATCTGA
- a CDS encoding two-component system, response regulator YesN, with protein MENIKVFICEDESIVREGLRDMIPWEKYGFEFVGDAPDGEMALPMIRSLKPDVLITDITMPFMDGLSLCKIVMNEFPDIKIIIISGYSDFEYARQAIELGVERYLLKPVTRTDMINVIEEIKQKISEASEQQNYISKYEQEFKKFERFSHRAFFEKLVEGSMSVQQIYEQANELHLNLSANGYNLVIFTIRDAKQSSYADDAANVMESLIGHFMQFPGYILFRCNLLSYAVLIKGDLDRLPMLTDRCVDMIRQHCEEAQADLEWYAAVGVPTARLSGLSHCYADANRAFAYRHLFPDEHIFNSELVKTKYCAPNANDLDSMDAAKLDPMIIRNFVRTGMQAETESFADEYIAGFKGMEDSVLLRYYLLVSIRVNVELALREEGIEDPDINPSIPNIDIKIGAEEFRQNLIDALTKAISVRDAEAMKRNSDIIDSAMRYIDNHYKDEDISLDSVAIASNISANYLSAMFSQKVGLSFVEYVTKKRMEKAKQLLRKTDKRSGEIAGEIGYKDPRYFSFVFKKKTGCTPSQYRNGEFEEG; from the coding sequence ATGGAAAATATCAAGGTTTTTATTTGTGAAGACGAGAGTATCGTTCGCGAAGGACTTCGCGACATGATCCCCTGGGAGAAATACGGCTTTGAGTTCGTAGGCGATGCCCCGGACGGCGAGATGGCGCTCCCCATGATAAGGAGCCTCAAACCCGATGTCCTCATTACCGATATCACGATGCCTTTCATGGACGGACTGTCGCTTTGCAAGATCGTGATGAACGAATTCCCCGACATAAAGATAATCATCATAAGCGGCTACAGCGACTTCGAGTACGCGCGCCAGGCGATCGAACTGGGTGTTGAAAGATACCTTCTTAAGCCCGTAACGCGCACCGACATGATCAATGTCATAGAGGAGATAAAGCAGAAGATCTCCGAGGCGTCCGAGCAGCAGAACTATATAAGCAAATACGAGCAGGAATTTAAGAAGTTCGAGCGATTCTCGCACAGGGCATTCTTCGAAAAGCTCGTCGAGGGCTCGATGTCGGTCCAGCAGATCTACGAGCAGGCGAACGAGCTGCACCTGAACCTCTCGGCGAACGGCTATAACCTCGTGATCTTTACGATCAGGGATGCCAAGCAGTCGAGCTATGCGGACGATGCGGCGAACGTAATGGAGAGCCTGATCGGACACTTCATGCAGTTCCCGGGATATATCCTCTTCAGATGTAATCTCCTGTCGTATGCGGTGCTCATAAAGGGTGACCTCGACCGTCTCCCGATGCTCACCGACAGGTGCGTCGACATGATAAGACAGCACTGCGAGGAGGCTCAGGCGGACCTCGAGTGGTATGCGGCGGTAGGCGTTCCGACCGCGAGATTAAGCGGTCTGTCACATTGTTACGCGGACGCGAACCGTGCTTTTGCCTATCGTCACCTGTTCCCCGATGAGCATATCTTCAACTCGGAACTCGTTAAGACGAAATACTGCGCTCCCAATGCCAATGACCTCGATTCGATGGATGCGGCAAAGCTTGATCCCATGATAATCCGAAATTTCGTGAGGACGGGTATGCAGGCCGAGACAGAGTCTTTCGCCGATGAATATATCGCGGGCTTTAAGGGAATGGAGGACTCGGTGCTCCTTCGGTACTATCTCCTGGTCAGCATCCGCGTAAATGTCGAGCTGGCGCTTCGCGAGGAGGGGATAGAGGATCCCGACATCAATCCGTCGATCCCCAATATCGACATAAAGATCGGAGCGGAGGAGTTCAGGCAGAACCTCATAGATGCTCTCACCAAGGCGATCTCCGTCAGGGATGCCGAGGCCATGAAGAGAAACAGCGACATCATCGACAGCGCGATGCGCTACATCGATAACCACTATAAGGACGAGGATATCTCCCTCGATTCGGTTGCTATCGCAAGCAACATCAGTGCGAATTACCTGTCCGCCATGTTCAGCCAGAAGGTCGGGCTTTCGTTCGTTGAGTATGTAACGAAGAAGCGAATGGAGAAGGCAAAGCAGCTGCTGCGAAAGACCGACAAGAGGTCGGGCGAGATCGCGGGTGAGATCGGTTACAAGGATCCGAGATATTTCTCTTTCGTATTCAAGAAGAAGACAGGCTGCACGCCGAGTCAGTACCGTAACGGGGAATTCGAAGAAGGATGA
- a CDS encoding beta-glucosidase: MKRQLALLLVSSMILSCAACGKTPDASETTTMITDTAEPTETSNEIPGYKYELYATMTPEEIVADLTLEQKAAQMVMGAETDTGFDYMGEYGIGSIYGGYGRSMEDWQERCDGYMQAAIESDAGIPFIYGQDDVHGVGYCINAVYFPQNIGLGAANDEDLMYQMGLIVADETLICHMPWNLYPCVAQSNDPRWGRTYESYGTDLDRITALSTAYTRGLVDGGAVACAKHYFGDGNVIYGTGESSGGFDRLIDRGDTDLTDEEIAELVAVYQAQIDAGVQTIMVSYTSLNGMKMHENPDYIWLLKNEMGFEGFIVSDYDGIQGTSPETYEEQIILGINCGIDLYMEGTRYDEARQIIIDAVNNGDITMERIDDAVTRIIRVKKDAGLFDDPFFENRDTVQTEVGSMEYRAVAEQLVEKSLVLLKNDNDVLPLTEGTKVYIMGPACDNPRVQCGGWTIGWVESTTKDIEGVTTILEAFERYSEDYGIEVVTDPEEADVVILCVGERSYAEWYGDTEDLELCGMMGLEENRDAIDEAAALGKPTVTCIVAGRQVIPDQSDYADWDSVVMCYLPGSEGKGISDVLCGCGEFSGRLPEPWYGSVDQILTDECFLEEGYGLSYPDGFEPRTEPVALPDEPAQYDSYEMFTLGTNYTPGTIEDGVYSSSYFGFSFQIPDGYNEIDSYRPEDLEGGLKPEGTWEPVSTMAGVQIYCFNTSLYLHDGATMDELMAEFWEADFVSTETVTLAGNEWTRYIDGDTLGDQPYPTYLYVHQIEDDMFVMVMIFDEPGIEHEIDYYDQYFGEPL, translated from the coding sequence ATGAAAAGACAACTGGCATTGCTTCTCGTATCTTCGATGATCTTGTCTTGCGCCGCATGCGGTAAGACGCCTGATGCGAGCGAGACTACAACGATGATCACGGATACTGCCGAGCCGACCGAGACGTCGAACGAGATCCCCGGATACAAGTACGAGCTCTATGCGACCATGACTCCCGAGGAGATCGTGGCAGACCTGACTCTCGAGCAGAAGGCGGCTCAGATGGTAATGGGAGCAGAGACTGATACCGGATTCGATTATATGGGAGAATACGGCATCGGAAGTATCTACGGCGGATACGGTCGTTCGATGGAGGATTGGCAAGAGAGATGCGATGGTTATATGCAGGCAGCCATTGAGTCGGATGCGGGTATCCCCTTTATATACGGACAGGATGATGTTCATGGTGTCGGCTATTGTATTAACGCAGTCTATTTCCCGCAGAATATCGGACTCGGAGCTGCTAATGACGAAGACCTGATGTATCAGATGGGTCTGATCGTTGCGGACGAGACTCTTATCTGCCATATGCCGTGGAATCTCTATCCCTGTGTTGCTCAGTCCAATGACCCCAGATGGGGAAGAACATACGAATCTTACGGTACCGATCTCGACAGGATCACGGCCCTCAGTACAGCTTATACCAGAGGTCTGGTAGACGGCGGTGCGGTGGCTTGCGCAAAGCACTATTTCGGTGACGGTAACGTTATTTACGGTACTGGTGAGAGCAGCGGCGGTTTTGACCGACTGATCGACCGCGGAGATACGGATCTTACCGATGAGGAGATCGCGGAACTTGTCGCTGTTTATCAGGCTCAGATCGATGCGGGTGTTCAGACGATAATGGTATCTTACACATCCCTTAACGGAATGAAGATGCACGAGAATCCCGATTACATTTGGCTCCTCAAGAATGAGATGGGCTTTGAAGGCTTTATCGTAAGTGACTACGACGGTATTCAGGGCACATCCCCCGAGACATATGAAGAGCAGATCATCCTCGGTATCAACTGCGGTATCGATCTTTATATGGAGGGTACCCGTTACGATGAGGCAAGACAGATAATCATCGATGCGGTAAATAACGGCGATATCACGATGGAGAGGATAGACGATGCCGTTACGAGGATCATAAGGGTAAAGAAGGACGCGGGTCTTTTTGACGATCCCTTCTTCGAGAACAGAGACACGGTACAGACAGAAGTCGGTTCAATGGAATACAGAGCAGTTGCAGAGCAGCTTGTAGAAAAGAGCCTTGTACTCCTTAAGAACGATAACGACGTATTGCCTTTGACTGAAGGTACAAAGGTATATATCATGGGACCCGCCTGCGATAATCCGCGTGTACAGTGCGGCGGCTGGACAATAGGATGGGTAGAGAGTACTACGAAAGATATCGAGGGAGTTACTACTATCCTCGAAGCATTCGAAAGATATTCGGAGGATTACGGTATCGAAGTAGTAACAGATCCCGAAGAGGCTGATGTAGTGATCCTTTGTGTAGGTGAGAGATCTTATGCCGAATGGTATGGTGATACAGAGGATCTTGAGCTTTGCGGCATGATGGGTCTCGAAGAGAACAGAGATGCGATAGATGAAGCTGCAGCTCTCGGAAAGCCTACTGTTACATGTATCGTTGCAGGACGTCAGGTAATACCGGATCAGTCTGATTATGCTGATTGGGACAGTGTAGTAATGTGTTATCTTCCGGGCTCCGAAGGCAAGGGTATCTCAGATGTCCTCTGCGGCTGCGGAGAGTTCAGCGGCAGACTTCCCGAGCCCTGGTACGGATCCGTAGATCAGATCTTAACTGACGAGTGCTTCCTCGAAGAAGGATACGGCCTTTCTTATCCTGACGGATTTGAACCGCGTACCGAGCCTGTGGCATTGCCTGATGAACCTGCTCAGTATGATTCTTATGAGATGTTTACACTTGGCACGAACTATACACCCGGAACTATCGAGGACGGTGTATACAGCAGTTCGTACTTCGGATTCTCGTTTCAGATCCCTGACGGATATAACGAGATCGATTCCTACAGACCCGAGGATCTCGAAGGCGGATTAAAGCCCGAAGGAACATGGGAGCCCGTTAGTACTATGGCGGGAGTTCAGATCTACTGCTTTAATACAAGTCTTTATCTTCATGACGGTGCGACCATGGATGAACTGATGGCTGAATTCTGGGAGGCGGATTTTGTATCCACGGAGACAGTGACTCTGGCCGGTAATGAATGGACAAGATACATCGACGGTGATACTCTCGGAGATCAACCGTATCCGACGTATCTCTATGTGCATCAGATCGAGGATGATATGTTCGTTATGGTCATGATATTCGATGAACCGGGTATAGAACATGAAATTGATTATTATGATCAATACTTCGGTGAACCCCTTTAA
- a CDS encoding HD domain-containing protein, with protein MTKEKRNNIIAIFSATLLIIAAIFIVSYLRNYEFNETVHQKILSGDLLFRDQDDESQDVSVRIVARSSTWTKIFDLEGEGIEDPDFQAFTYDFYVSNNTDDELSDYTYKLTFDRDVYLMSAWNGSLTIFQEGYSDTIPDLREFDPSAFSFDTVEVDGEVLVHMKPGEYLLYLPNSGDAMEIPVSSGESSIPGMIIYVPIGEDISGSTLEIDYTLHRLLRNEPLFEIAVVAMAIWSIALIGVIIFSLEIRKYNQRHEHDNEMIKESIETFTGFIDAKDPYTNGHSNRVAEYTRLIAEEMGFEGEELDRIYYVALLHDCGKIGVPDSILTKPGRLTDEEFERIKAHTVHGGDILRRFRSLKNVEEGALYHHERYDGKGYPEGKAGEDIPLIARMICVADSFDAMNSKGLQEEAHERSHPQRDRDKQGYAV; from the coding sequence ATGACGAAAGAGAAACGCAATAATATCATCGCGATCTTTTCCGCTACGCTGCTCATTATTGCGGCTATTTTTATCGTCAGCTACTTAAGAAATTACGAATTCAACGAGACCGTTCACCAAAAGATATTGTCGGGTGATCTGCTCTTCAGAGATCAGGATGACGAGTCTCAGGATGTATCCGTCAGGATAGTTGCCAGGAGCAGTACCTGGACCAAGATATTCGACCTTGAAGGCGAGGGCATAGAGGATCCCGATTTCCAGGCTTTCACTTACGACTTTTATGTATCGAACAATACTGACGACGAATTATCCGATTATACCTACAAGCTCACGTTTGACCGCGACGTCTATCTGATGTCCGCGTGGAACGGTTCTCTTACGATCTTTCAGGAAGGCTATTCCGACACGATCCCCGACCTTCGCGAATTTGACCCGAGTGCGTTCTCTTTCGACACGGTAGAAGTAGACGGCGAAGTGCTGGTCCACATGAAGCCCGGCGAGTATCTGCTCTATCTTCCGAATTCGGGCGATGCAATGGAGATCCCCGTAAGCTCGGGCGAGAGCTCCATCCCCGGCATGATCATATATGTTCCCATCGGCGAGGATATCAGCGGTTCGACGCTCGAGATCGACTATACGCTTCACAGGCTCCTTCGAAACGAGCCGTTGTTCGAGATCGCGGTTGTTGCCATGGCTATATGGTCGATCGCACTTATCGGCGTGATCATCTTCTCACTCGAGATCAGAAAGTATAATCAGCGCCACGAGCACGATAACGAGATGATAAAGGAATCGATCGAGACCTTCACAGGCTTTATCGATGCCAAGGATCCCTATACGAACGGTCACTCGAACAGAGTTGCGGAGTATACGAGGCTTATCGCCGAGGAGATGGGCTTTGAAGGCGAGGAGCTCGACAGGATCTACTACGTTGCGCTCCTTCACGACTGCGGAAAGATCGGTGTACCCGACAGTATCCTTACAAAGCCCGGGCGCCTGACGGACGAGGAGTTCGAGAGGATCAAGGCCCATACGGTTCACGGAGGCGATATCCTGAGAAGGTTCAGGAGCCTTAAGAACGTTGAAGAGGGTGCGCTATACCATCACGAGAGATATGACGGCAAGGGCTATCCCGAGGGCAAGGCGGGCGAAGATATCCCGCTTATCGCACGTATGATATGCGTGGCGGATTCTTTCGATGCGATGAATTCCAAGGGTTTACAGGAAGAGGCTCACGAAAGAAGCCATCCTCAACGAGATCGAGACAAACAAGGGTACGCAGTTTGA